Proteins co-encoded in one Zymomonas mobilis subsp. mobilis ATCC 10988 genomic window:
- a CDS encoding TraB/GumN family protein, with the protein MIAPVISCIGIVFALLASSAHTHPHPLKTPAVSRVKKISPVKISGKKTVKPQKAATASKKKTLPEPANNNIPENTPAAATSSMVVDAHPALWMIHKNNTTIYLFGTIHMLDPRYSWFKNHVRDAFEQSSELVIETKAPPADQVQAIVSELATDKSGLPLEKRLPPALNRRVQAELAHFHIAKNSMDRFSPWFVAVTLTLLHYQKSGIKTMAGVEPVLIAQAQSEAKNIGELEDFKQQLSFLSNLSSADQISFLQSSLEEDEQSSFIIRLLIKAWAGGDEDRLANIVNQSLNQIPHLQTILLENRNRRWADWIENRLKTPGTVFMAVGAGHLGGAHSLRKILAERQIYAVRIAN; encoded by the coding sequence ATGATCGCACCGGTAATATCGTGTATCGGGATAGTATTCGCCCTGTTAGCCTCTTCAGCACATACCCATCCTCACCCTTTAAAAACACCGGCGGTTAGTCGGGTCAAAAAAATATCACCGGTTAAAATATCCGGTAAAAAAACGGTAAAACCCCAAAAGGCCGCTACCGCTTCAAAAAAGAAAACATTACCCGAGCCCGCCAATAATAATATCCCAGAGAATACGCCAGCGGCGGCCACATCTTCTATGGTGGTGGATGCGCATCCAGCCCTGTGGATGATCCACAAAAATAATACGACGATTTACCTTTTCGGAACGATTCATATGCTTGATCCACGATATAGCTGGTTCAAGAATCATGTCCGTGATGCTTTTGAACAGTCTTCTGAATTGGTTATCGAAACGAAAGCACCGCCAGCAGACCAAGTGCAGGCTATTGTTTCAGAATTGGCAACTGATAAATCAGGTTTACCGCTTGAGAAAAGGCTACCACCTGCTTTGAACCGGCGTGTTCAGGCAGAGTTGGCGCATTTCCATATAGCAAAAAATAGTATGGATCGCTTTTCACCTTGGTTTGTCGCAGTGACTTTGACCCTGTTACACTATCAAAAAAGCGGTATCAAAACGATGGCGGGTGTAGAACCTGTCCTTATTGCGCAGGCGCAAAGCGAAGCCAAAAATATCGGTGAATTAGAAGACTTTAAACAACAGCTTTCTTTTCTGTCTAATTTATCCTCTGCTGATCAGATATCTTTCCTGCAATCCAGCCTTGAAGAAGACGAGCAAAGCTCTTTTATCATCCGGTTGTTGATAAAGGCATGGGCCGGTGGTGATGAAGATCGCCTCGCCAATATTGTGAACCAGAGTTTAAACCAAATTCCGCATTTACAGACCATTCTTTTAGAAAACCGGAATAGAAGATGGGCGGATTGGATTGAAAATAGGCTAAAAACACCGGGAACGGTCTTTATGGCGGTCGGTGCCGGACATTTGGGGGGCGCGCATAGTTTAAGAAAAATTTTGGCAGAACGTCAAATTTATGCCGTCAGAATTGCCAATTAA